Proteins co-encoded in one Campylobacter concisus genomic window:
- the sdhB gene encoding 8-methylmenaquinol:fumarate reductase iron-sulfur subunit: protein MKIIIDRFDGTKKYESTYELTNEEIKGKTLLTVLLDIKQKKDATLNFTASCRSAICGACAVRVNGYSYLACDTKMNELLAEYDNPESIRISPLGNFRVISDLMVDWEPSIENLRKIKPSITAKSEFSAEKGCKQSQKEYEKVALEWDCILCGACASECNKLEADASDYMQTFVFVHAYRAAFDSRSKDPMPHLKPAIDNGLWMCVKCQECADRCPKGISACKDITDLRIMAIQKGFDDGMGPDHAEAFLTDLVDGSGRLNEIKLALRSEGVFRNMGKMDIAANLMLAGKMNPLHIFGEEDIEGHDDLVKMINAARKAASKE from the coding sequence ATGAAAATTATTATCGACCGTTTTGACGGAACTAAAAAATATGAATCAACTTATGAGCTAACAAATGAAGAGATCAAAGGCAAAACTCTTTTAACAGTGCTTCTTGATATCAAACAAAAAAAGGATGCGACGTTAAATTTCACAGCATCTTGCCGCTCAGCGATATGTGGAGCGTGTGCTGTTAGAGTAAATGGTTACTCATATCTAGCCTGTGATACAAAGATGAACGAGCTTTTGGCGGAGTATGACAATCCAGAGAGCATAAGAATTTCTCCACTTGGAAATTTCAGGGTCATCTCTGATCTTATGGTTGATTGGGAGCCAAGTATCGAAAATTTACGCAAAATCAAGCCTAGCATCACTGCTAAGTCAGAATTTAGTGCAGAAAAAGGCTGTAAGCAAAGTCAAAAAGAGTACGAAAAAGTAGCACTTGAATGGGACTGCATACTTTGCGGAGCGTGCGCTAGCGAGTGTAATAAACTTGAAGCTGATGCGAGCGATTATATGCAGACATTTGTCTTTGTGCATGCTTATAGAGCGGCATTTGACTCACGTAGTAAAGATCCTATGCCGCATCTAAAACCAGCTATCGATAATGGCCTTTGGATGTGTGTAAAATGCCAAGAGTGCGCTGATCGCTGTCCAAAAGGCATAAGCGCATGCAAAGATATAACTGATCTTCGCATTATGGCTATACAAAAAGGTTTTGATGATGGCATGGGGCCAGATCACGCTGAGGCATTCTTAACTGATCTAGTTGATGGCTCAGGCAGACTAAATGAGATCAAGCTTGCACTTCGCTCTGAGGGAGTGTTTAGAAATATGGGCAAAATGGATATCGCTGCAAATTTAATGCTTGCAGGTAAGATGAATCCACTTCATATTTTCGGCGAAGAGGACATAGAAGGACATGATGATCTAGTAAAAATGATAAATGCGGCTCGCAAAGCTGCTAGTAAGGAGTAA
- the sdhE gene encoding 8-methylmenaquinol:fumarate reductase membrane anchor subunit translates to MQNEFAFFPGCVLSQAAKEAKMSLEAIAPILGWKLHEIKGWSCCGAQQAQDVDPIATLVANARNIALAEQMNMPMLTTCSTCMLTLTRAKTTLDKGAKDRINTFLAEGNMKYNGSTEITSLLWVLYQNVETLRAKVVKPLSGLKVALFYGCHSLRPEKDLHNRESSVNPKSFETVVGALGATIVPFEKRLDCCGFHASYPAGTSVRKMSSQIVNNADENGADVVVTPCPLCQMQLDIYQERYQDENHSNVRKPIIHLSQLVGLALGLSVEDLGLDLNIIDATKIA, encoded by the coding sequence ATGCAAAACGAATTCGCTTTTTTTCCAGGATGCGTACTCTCTCAAGCAGCTAAAGAGGCTAAGATGTCGCTTGAGGCTATCGCTCCGATACTTGGCTGGAAGCTTCACGAGATAAAGGGCTGGAGCTGCTGTGGGGCTCAACAAGCACAAGACGTAGATCCTATCGCTACGCTTGTGGCAAATGCTAGAAACATAGCGCTTGCAGAGCAGATGAATATGCCGATGCTTACGACATGCTCAACTTGTATGCTAACTCTAACAAGAGCTAAAACTACACTTGATAAGGGTGCAAAGGACCGCATAAATACTTTTTTGGCTGAGGGCAATATGAAATATAATGGCTCAACCGAGATCACAAGCCTTCTTTGGGTGCTTTATCAAAACGTAGAAACGCTAAGAGCAAAGGTTGTTAAACCACTTAGTGGGCTAAAAGTAGCGCTATTTTACGGCTGCCACAGCCTAAGACCTGAAAAAGATCTTCACAATAGAGAAAGCTCAGTCAATCCAAAGAGCTTTGAAACTGTTGTAGGCGCACTTGGCGCTACTATTGTACCATTTGAGAAAAGACTTGACTGCTGCGGATTTCACGCTAGTTATCCAGCCGGCACATCTGTAAGAAAAATGTCAAGCCAGATCGTAAATAACGCTGATGAAAACGGCGCTGACGTAGTTGTCACACCATGCCCACTTTGTCAAATGCAACTTGACATCTACCAAGAGAGATATCAAGATGAAAACCATTCAAACGTGAGAAAGCCAATCATTCACCTATCTCAGCTTGTAGGTCTTGCACTTGGACTATCTGTTGAAGATCTTGGACTTGATCTAAACATCATCGACGCTACCAAGATAGCGTAA
- the htpG gene encoding molecular chaperone HtpG — MADKFEFQTEVNDLLNLMIHSLYSNKEIFLRELISNSNDALDKLNYLCLTDEKYKNLNYTPRIDIKIDEKAKTLTISDNGIGMDKDELIANLGTIARSGTKGFMKNLSGDAKKDSSLIGQFGVGFYSAFMVANKIEVISQKALVDKAYKWTSDAKSYEIEEASKESFGTDIILYLNDDEFANSWRIEEIVKKYSNHIPYPIFMDKQSYVAPKEGEKEGTYETKNEQINKANALWRLNKASLKEQDYNDFYKQISHDSSDPLLYIHTKAEGKIEYSTLFYVPSTEPFDLFRVDYQSGVKLYVKRVFITDDAKELLPPYLRFIKGVIDVEDLPLNVSREILQENAIMRTVKEQSVKKILSELTKLKDNDHEKYIKFYKLFGKVLKEGLYGFNAEKEQILDLCLFKSSKRDGLISLKEYKEAMKEDQKSIYYISGNNENMLRNSPLLESFKKNDIEVLIMDEEIDTIVMPMVNEFDKTPLKSVSHADINDEIKSDEKVDESKVANTLVKMKEILKDEVKDVRLSSRLSSSAAVLIYDKNDPDYAMQEMLKQMGQSANAPKVKPILEINADHEIFAKLEKNEAMIYDIAPLLLDMARLNEGMSLENPAKFSELLTKVMIKAI, encoded by the coding sequence ATGGCAGATAAATTTGAATTTCAAACCGAGGTTAATGACCTTCTAAATTTAATGATTCACTCTCTTTACTCAAACAAAGAGATATTTTTAAGAGAGCTCATTTCAAACTCAAACGACGCACTAGATAAGCTAAACTATCTTTGTTTAACTGATGAAAAATATAAAAATCTAAACTATACCCCAAGGATCGATATCAAAATCGATGAAAAAGCCAAAACACTAACTATTAGTGATAACGGCATCGGTATGGATAAAGATGAGCTTATCGCAAATTTGGGCACGATAGCAAGAAGCGGCACAAAAGGCTTTATGAAAAATTTAAGCGGCGATGCAAAAAAAGATAGTTCACTAATAGGCCAATTTGGCGTTGGCTTTTACTCAGCTTTTATGGTAGCAAACAAGATCGAAGTCATCAGTCAAAAAGCACTTGTCGATAAGGCCTACAAATGGACATCTGATGCAAAAAGCTACGAGATAGAAGAGGCCAGCAAAGAGAGTTTTGGTACTGATATCATTTTGTATCTAAACGACGATGAGTTTGCAAATTCTTGGCGTATTGAAGAGATAGTTAAGAAGTATTCAAACCACATTCCTTATCCTATATTTATGGATAAACAAAGCTATGTCGCTCCAAAAGAAGGCGAAAAAGAGGGCACTTATGAGACTAAAAACGAGCAAATAAACAAGGCAAATGCGCTTTGGAGGCTAAATAAAGCCAGCCTAAAAGAGCAAGACTACAACGACTTTTATAAGCAAATTTCTCACGATAGCAGCGATCCGCTCCTTTACATACACACAAAGGCTGAGGGTAAGATCGAGTACTCAACGCTATTTTATGTGCCAAGCACCGAGCCGTTTGATCTATTTAGGGTTGATTATCAAAGTGGCGTAAAGCTATATGTGAAGAGGGTTTTTATAACTGATGATGCAAAAGAGCTTTTGCCGCCGTATCTTAGATTTATCAAAGGCGTAATCGATGTTGAGGACTTGCCACTAAACGTTAGCCGTGAAATTTTACAAGAAAATGCGATCATGCGAACGGTAAAAGAGCAAAGCGTGAAGAAAATTTTAAGCGAGCTTACAAAGCTAAAAGATAACGACCACGAAAAATACATAAAATTTTACAAACTATTTGGCAAGGTTTTAAAAGAGGGACTTTACGGCTTTAACGCTGAAAAAGAGCAAATTTTAGATCTTTGTCTATTTAAAAGCTCAAAAAGAGATGGACTAATCAGCCTAAAAGAGTACAAAGAAGCGATGAAAGAGGATCAAAAGTCGATCTACTACATCAGTGGCAATAACGAAAATATGCTAAGAAATTCTCCGCTTCTTGAGAGCTTTAAGAAAAATGATATTGAGGTGCTCATTATGGACGAAGAGATCGACACGATCGTCATGCCAATGGTTAATGAATTTGACAAAACACCTCTAAAATCAGTCTCACACGCTGATATAAATGACGAGATCAAAAGTGATGAGAAGGTTGATGAGAGCAAGGTTGCAAACACGCTTGTTAAAATGAAAGAAATTTTAAAAGACGAGGTAAAAGATGTAAGACTAAGCTCAAGACTCTCAAGCTCCGCTGCGGTGCTAATTTATGATAAAAACGATCCCGATTATGCTATGCAAGAGATGCTAAAACAAATGGGACAAAGCGCAAACGCTCCAAAAGTTAAACCGATCTTGGAGATCAACGCTGATCATGAAATTTTTGCCAAACTTGAGAAGAATGAGGCTATGATTTACGACATCGCGCCTTTACTTCTTGATATGGCAAGGCTAAATGAGGGCATGAGCCTAGAAAATCCTGCTAAATTTTCAGAGCTATTAACGAAAGTGATGATAAAAGCTATCTAA
- a CDS encoding lysophospholipid acyltransferase family protein, which yields MILSKIRALFFAIEFVISVVLVVFFMWLFNDKNRAIRKFWGRSQRFFGGYKLEVIGNFSDEANILLINHQSMLDIIVIEELHPKNVCWIAKAQIGKIPIIGKILSLPKMIAVERENKHSLIKLLSEAKDRVENGRVLAIFPEGTRSQTNKLLPFKGGAKLLVEKLNLKVQPIVIVGSDAMKVKEFSFKKADIKLFCLDLVDTSKENWLETTRESMQKVLDENRK from the coding sequence ATAATCTTGTCAAAAATTAGAGCTTTATTTTTTGCTATTGAGTTTGTTATCAGCGTTGTTTTAGTCGTCTTTTTTATGTGGCTATTTAATGACAAAAATAGAGCCATAAGAAAATTTTGGGGAAGATCGCAAAGGTTTTTTGGTGGATATAAACTTGAAGTAATAGGCAATTTTAGTGACGAGGCAAATATCTTACTTATAAACCACCAAAGCATGCTTGATATCATAGTCATCGAAGAGCTTCACCCAAAAAATGTCTGCTGGATCGCAAAGGCACAGATCGGTAAAATTCCTATAATTGGTAAAATTTTAAGCTTGCCAAAAATGATAGCGGTTGAACGTGAAAATAAACACTCTCTTATAAAGCTTTTAAGCGAAGCAAAAGATAGGGTTGAAAATGGCCGCGTTTTAGCGATATTTCCCGAAGGAACTAGATCTCAAACCAATAAACTTTTGCCTTTTAAGGGTGGCGCAAAATTATTAGTTGAAAAACTAAATTTAAAAGTCCAGCCTATCGTTATCGTAGGAAGCGATGCTATGAAAGTGAAAGAATTTAGCTTTAAAAAAGCAGATATCAAGCTCTTTTGCCTTGATCTAGTCGATACTTCAAAAGAAAACTGGCTAGAGACGACTAGAGAGAGTATGCAAAAAGTCCTAGACGAAAATAGAAAATAA
- a CDS encoding SH3 domain-containing protein, with product MVKHFLFISLLVLNLFAVNTDEVSVFDMMDEAREDKFVNSPTSNPKTQKPPKEQDFSRKFVSPQPERITPEQMRNIVPTNEPDISVPDNQVYDKIKVKELLLKATNVPKNVVIGEIFSVEIVADTQNDFEFEFETQLDETNIKWLNKKNFQWVKSEDNKYVGTFYLEATSIDAKTLKVGLTLKRNGENYQNSSINIFLPKLKELRSDENYNHIVADNLEVKKFKTTKFDDINNIMVVEIYGNNVDLSAFNIENKTILKQGVDTINGDFNSQSAYYFAVFKPNKKSLDFNYYNLKKAKFESFSLPVSVEDDDVSTQIGLNPKQSEFSTYKDITIYSCAVIFILLAIWRRRLSYFFVAAVFIALGIYTYNPFGKAVLKPDVSVTILPTKNSTVFYTSHKNENVEILDTKGDYSKILFADGKIGWVKKDNLVKN from the coding sequence TTGGTAAAACATTTTCTTTTTATTTCCCTGCTCGTACTAAATTTATTTGCTGTAAATACCGACGAAGTAAGCGTTTTTGACATGATGGACGAAGCTAGGGAGGATAAATTTGTAAATAGCCCTACTTCAAATCCAAAAACTCAAAAACCGCCAAAAGAACAAGATTTTTCAAGAAAATTTGTATCACCACAGCCAGAGCGTATCACTCCAGAGCAGATGCGAAACATCGTGCCAACAAATGAGCCAGATATTAGTGTCCCAGACAATCAAGTATATGACAAGATCAAAGTAAAAGAGCTTCTTTTAAAAGCCACAAACGTACCAAAAAATGTTGTTATAGGAGAAATTTTTAGTGTTGAGATAGTGGCTGATACACAAAATGACTTTGAGTTTGAGTTTGAGACACAGCTTGATGAAACAAATATCAAATGGTTAAATAAGAAAAATTTTCAATGGGTAAAAAGCGAAGACAACAAATATGTAGGTACTTTTTATCTTGAGGCAACAAGCATTGACGCAAAGACTTTAAAAGTTGGCTTAACCCTAAAAAGAAATGGCGAAAACTATCAAAACTCTAGCATAAATATCTTCTTGCCAAAGCTAAAAGAGCTTAGAAGCGATGAGAACTACAACCATATCGTGGCTGATAATCTTGAAGTTAAGAAATTTAAGACAACAAAATTTGATGATATAAACAATATCATGGTTGTAGAAATTTATGGCAACAACGTAGATCTAAGCGCTTTTAATATAGAAAATAAGACAATCTTAAAGCAAGGCGTAGATACGATAAATGGCGACTTTAACTCACAAAGCGCATATTATTTTGCAGTATTTAAGCCAAATAAAAAATCGCTTGACTTTAACTACTACAACCTAAAAAAGGCTAAATTTGAAAGCTTTTCTTTACCAGTGAGTGTCGAAGATGACGATGTCAGCACACAAATCGGACTAAACCCAAAACAAAGCGAGTTTAGCACCTATAAAGATATCACGATATACTCTTGTGCGGTAATTTTTATATTATTAGCTATTTGGCGCAGAAGGCTTAGCTACTTTTTTGTGGCGGCTGTTTTTATCGCACTTGGAATTTATACCTACAACCCTTTTGGCAAAGCAGTACTTAAGCCAGATGTGAGCGTTACTATCCTTCCAACTAAAAATTCAACCGTTTTTTACACATCTCATAAAAATGAAAATGTAGAAATTTTAGACACAAAAGGTGATTACTCAAAAATTTTATTTGCTGATGGTAAGATTGGCTGGGTAAAAAAGGATAATCTTGTCAAAAATTAG
- the purQ gene encoding phosphoribosylformylglycinamidine synthase I, which translates to MKVAIILFPGTNCEEDTAHAFKLLGCQTQIIWHKEDKIDADLVVLPGGFSYGDYLRTAAIAKFSPAMQAVKKHAKKGGYILGICNGFQMLLELGLLKGAMRRNENLNFVSKYHHLKVISNNNKFLANLAKNEVVNIPIAHGEGNYYTDENTLKSLYDNDQVLLKYCDAKGNEINPNGSVDNIAGICDEGKKIFGLMPHPERACEKILGTDDGMKMLKGLVW; encoded by the coding sequence ATGAAAGTAGCGATCATACTTTTTCCTGGCACAAACTGCGAAGAAGACACAGCTCACGCATTTAAATTACTTGGATGCCAAACACAGATCATCTGGCACAAAGAAGATAAGATCGATGCTGATCTAGTCGTTTTGCCTGGTGGTTTTAGCTACGGCGACTATCTAAGAACGGCTGCGATAGCTAAATTTAGCCCAGCTATGCAAGCTGTAAAAAAGCATGCAAAAAAAGGCGGCTATATCTTAGGAATTTGCAATGGTTTTCAGATGCTACTTGAGCTTGGACTCTTAAAGGGTGCGATGAGAAGAAATGAAAATTTAAATTTCGTCTCAAAATATCACCACCTAAAGGTAATCTCAAATAACAATAAATTCTTAGCAAATTTAGCCAAAAATGAGGTGGTTAATATCCCTATCGCTCATGGCGAGGGCAACTATTATACTGATGAAAACACTCTAAAAAGCCTTTATGACAACGATCAAGTACTACTAAAATACTGTGATGCTAAAGGCAACGAAATAAATCCAAACGGCTCAGTCGACAATATAGCTGGAATTTGCGATGAGGGCAAAAAGATTTTTGGTCTTATGCCTCACCCAGAGCGCGCTTGTGAGAAAATTTTAGGTACAGATGATGGTATGAAGATGCTAAAAGGTCTAGTTTGGTAA
- the purS gene encoding phosphoribosylformylglycinamidine synthase subunit PurS yields MKAVVNIALRSGVLDPAGKAVEHALNSLGFSGVSNVRIGKQIVLDIDESDKNKANEQLKVMCEELLANTVIEDYEIVL; encoded by the coding sequence ATGAAAGCTGTTGTAAATATAGCATTAAGAAGTGGGGTCCTTGACCCTGCTGGCAAAGCAGTGGAGCATGCTTTAAATTCTCTTGGATTTAGCGGTGTATCAAATGTCAGAATAGGCAAACAAATCGTTTTAGATATCGATGAGAGCGATAAAAACAAAGCAAATGAGCAGCTAAAAGTGATGTGTGAAGAGCTTTTAGCAAATACCGTCATCGAAGACTATGAGATCGTGCTATGA